The following are from one region of the Capsicum annuum cultivar UCD-10X-F1 chromosome 1, UCD10Xv1.1, whole genome shotgun sequence genome:
- the LOC107840966 gene encoding BRCT domain-containing protein At4g02110 isoform X2: protein MKIKLVNHRWLEDCLMAWEILPEACYDKSGYELEMMEAEAKDSEDERDDIAANMGKERASFTSPQHSKSPDQFLLKEEISRNILEIHTPTGLSNFGNNKELLLCAPKESKSDLATAFEESHNRQFETHGPTMNRNEDGPHSMLRDGNILTSVSNSAKESASSCLSNSCVKGYSRKRPRKISLAMASEQIESEGCPANEVSKHCDNFSMSSEKEQDGTDVGSAKIPTTKLACLKKGQSGVLPEKRRVDMLYNGSPKPNHNPESMLDSDLGVKSYSRKKSGKIGLNMALEKIESAGCPPTNVVSQHCGNLNISSEKEQDGTEVGPTEIPTSKMPCLEKGQSGILPAKSRMDMLFNGSPKTNHSPENVLDGDLVEDRGEELGRHLSLQNNIQFGNGAGLDPLKSCDASFSNSIKHGNQRECDEDALQAANCAVVGLKRTAFSSNVDPVNFHSCETEHSTGEQNCPRSELQAVKNPSPGNEREYIEKSIQLAELDDVVGDARSGSKPLKIKSLSKKTLGSGLSLCEREARNQKGTAFHNKTVSANDSAPSVSWGRKDRDHQEVLSIAKVEVPPADSAESSKETEKRKYFDSGKKDVKTAESIGDNTETPENKEYDELNVLAGKLTGELQSLVKPAEKLVVNMDWTDVKDCAVRHDGDNKNFETQKTLSGKNTRSNKSTSAENDVDVKVTKGPKYLMKRGKTNNLAAKRAVISRRVAKRKKSENNKKQNVEIDNGKCLPVTGEQTGTAPDHELNSMDMDKENSPLMGGQSTNHNDRGAGRSSPKCDNKRPLKAGVANSRSLQVTKVGTEPRWFILSGHRLQRKEFEKVIKRLKGNVCRDSHQWSYQATHFIVPDPVRRTEKLFAAAASGRWILKSDYLTASNEAGRLLDEKKYEWYKKGLTEDLATDLEAPRKWRLLRERTGHGAFYGMKIIIYGDCIVPPLDTLKRAVKAGDGTILATSPPYTRFLNSGVDFAVVDETMPLYDMWVQEFLRCEIPCILPDYLVAYVCKPGYPRDNYVQYNTHTWVERSLKKLADCLEELVADMVPPDDNSKMEC, encoded by the exons TGGCTATGAGTTGGAGATGATGGAAGCTGAAGCCAAGGATTCTGAAGATGAGCGAGACGACATTGCTGCAAACATGGGCAAGGAGAGAGCTTCTTTCACTAGTCCTCAACATTCAAAGAGTCCCGATCAATTCCTTTTGAAGGAGGAAATCTCCAGGAACATCTTAGAGATACATACACCTACAGGTTTGTCAAATTTTGGAAACAATAAAGAGCTGTTATTATGTGCTCCCAAGGAATCAAAATCAGACCTGGCTACAGCCTTTGAAGAATCTCACAATAGGCAATTTGAGACCCATGGCCCCACAATGAATAGAAATGAAGATGGGCCACACAGCATGCTACGAGATGGAAATATTCTGACTTCGGTTTCTAATAGTGCGAAGGAGTCTGCTAGCTCTTGTTTGTCAAACAGTTGTGTTAAAGGTTATTCCCGAAAAAGACCTAGAAAAATCAGCCTCGCCATGGCCTCGGAACAAATTGAGAGTGAAGGATGTCCCGCTAATGAGGTGAGTAAACATTGTGATAACTTCAGCATGTCTTCAGAGAAAGAGCAGGATGGAACTGATGTTGGTTCAGCAAAAATCCCTACAACTAAATTGGCATGCCTTAAAAAGGGCCAAAGTGGTGTGCTTCCTGAGAAAAGGAGGGTGGACATGTTATATAATGGCTCTCCAAAACCGAATCATAACCCAGAAAGCATGTTAGACAGTGACCTGGGTGTTAAAAGTTATTCACGAAAAAAATCTGGAAAAATTGGTCTCAACATGGCTTTGGAAAAAATTGAGAGTGCAGGATGTCCTCCCACTAATGTGGTGAGTCAACATTGTGGTAACTTGAACATCTCCTCAGAGAAAGAGCAGGATGGAACTGAAGTTGGTCCTACTGAAATTCCTACAAGTAAAATGCCATGCCTTGAAAAGGGCCAAAGTGGTATACTCCCTGCAAAAAGTAGGATGGACATGTTATTTAATGGCTCTCCAAAAACGAATCATAGTCCAGAAAACGTGTTAGATGGTGACCTGGTGGAAGATCGTGGTGAAGAGTTAGGCAGACATTTGTCATTACAGAATAATATCCAATTTGGCAATGGTGCAGGTCTTGACCCCTTGAAAAGTTGTGATGCTTCTTTCTCCAATTCCATAAAACATGGCAATCAGCGAGAGTGTGATGAGGATGCATTGCAAGCTGCCAATTGTGCAGTTGTGGGGTTAAAAAGGACAGCTTTCAGCAGCAATGTGGACCCTGTGAATTTTCACTCATGTGAGACTGAACATTCTACAGGTGAACAAAACTGTCCAAGGAGTGAACTACAAGCTGTCAAAAATCCATCTCCAGGCAATGAAAGAGAATATATTGAGAAGTCTATTCAGTTGGCTGAATTGGACGATGTTGTAGGAGATGCTAGGTCAGGGTCTAAGCCATTAAAGATAAAATCCCTTTCCAAGAAGACACTGGGATCTGGACTAAGTCTCTGCGAAAGGGAAGCAAGAAATCAGAAAGGTACTGCATTTCATAACAAGACTGTTTCAGCAAATGATTCTGCACCTTCTGTGAGCTGGGGCAGAAAGGACAGAGATCACCAAGAGGTTCTTAGCATTGCAAAGGTTGAGGTTCCACCAGCGGATAGTGCAGAATCAAGCAAAGAGACTGAGAAAAGAAAATACTTTGATTCTGGAAAGAAAGATGTTAAAACAGCTGAATCCATAGGTGATAATACTGAAACTCCAGAGAACAAAGAGTATGATGAGTTGAATGTCTTAGCAGGAAAGCTCACTGGGGAACTGCAGTCTCTGGTTAAACCTGCGGAGAAActagtggtgaacatggattggACTGATGTGAAAGATTGTGCTGTGAGGCATGATGGTGACAACAAGAACTTTGAAACTCAAAAAACTCTCTCTGGCAAGAACACCAGGTCAAATAAATCAACTTCTGCTGAGAACGATGTAGATGTGAAAGTAACCAAAGGTCCAAAGTATTTGATGAAGAGGGGCAAAACAAATAATTTAGCTGCTAAAAGAGCTGTAATTTCCCGAAGGGTTGCCAAAAGGAAGAAgtctgaaaataataaaaagcagAATGTGGAAATAGATAATGGAAAATGTTTGCCTGTAACAGGTGAACAGACAGGAACGGCACCTGATCATGAGTTGAACTCCATGGATATGGATAAGGAGAATAGCCCTCTTATGGGAGGCCAAAGCACGAATCATAATGATCGTGGAGCTGGCAGAAGTTCTCCGAAATGTGATAACAAAAGACCTCTAAAGGCTGGTGTTGCAAATTCTCGCTCATTGCAGGTTACTAAAGTAGGAACTGAGCCGAGATGGTTTATCCTTAGTGGGCATCGGCTGCAAAGAAAGGAATTTGAGAAGGTCATCAAACGCTTGAAAGGAAATGTATGCAGAGATTCTCATCAATGGTCATATCAGGCAACTCATTTCATTGTTCCTGATCCAGTTCGCAGAACTGAGAAATTGTTTGCTGCTGCCGCCTCTGGAAG GTGGATCCTGAAGTCCGATTATTTAACAGCTAGCAATGAAGCTGGAAGATTGTtggatgaaaaaaaatatgaatggtACAAAAAGGGCTTAACAGAAGATTTAGCAACCGACTTAGAGGCTCCAAGGAAGTGGCGGCTCCTGAGGGAGAGAACTGGACATGGTGCATTTTATGGAATGAAGATAATCATATATGGAGATTGCATTGTACCACCATTG GATACACTGAAGCGTGCTGTCAAGGCCGGAGATGGTACTATATTAGCAACTTCACCTCCATACACTCGCTTCCTTAACTCAGGCGTCGATTTTGCTGTTGTCGATGAGACCATGCCTCTTTATGATATGTGGGTTCAAGAATTCCTAAGGTGTGAAATACCTTGCATTTTGCCTGATTACTTGGTGGCTTATGTGTGCAAGCCCGGTTATCCCCGTGACAATTATGTACAATACAATACTCATACTTGGGTAGAAAGGTCACTGAAAAAACTGGCAGATTGCTTGGAAGAGTTGGTTGCGGATATGGTGCCACCAGATGACAACAGTAAGATGGAATGCTGA